The genomic stretch ACGAAGGGGTGGGTGAACGAGGCGGAAAAGGAAGCGCTGGTGCTCATGTGCGAGGCCCTCGAGGCGCTCGGCGACCGCTACGCCATCTACGGCTTCTCCGGAATGACCAGGACCCGCTGCGACTATTATAAGATCAAGGCCTTCGAAGAGGGCTATACCGAGAGCGTGAAGAAGAGGATAGCGGGGATCGCGCCGAAGGACTACACGAGAATGGGGCCGCCTCTGAGGCATTCACTCACCATCCTGAAATCCGTCGAAGCACGGACAAAGCTCCTCATAACGCTCAGCGACGGAAAGCCCGAAGATTGGGACGCCTACAAAGGCGACTACGGCATCGAGGATACGAGACGGGCGCTGATCGAGGCGAAGGAGCAGGGCATACACTCGTTCTGCATCACCATCGACAAAGAGGCCCACTCCTACCTGCCGCACCTGTACGGCGAGACGAACTACATCGTCATCGACGATGTCCGCAAACTGCCGAACAAGATCACCGAGATCTACCGCAAGCTGACGACGTAGCTCCGGCGCTCATCTCTCCGCGGGAGAGCACTTACCCGCCGCCGGCGACCAGCAGACTGTTGATTACCCATACGGCGCCTCCTTCGAAGGCGTTCTCTACAGCCGCTCGCTTCTCGGCAGGGGAATCCACGGCGCCGGTGAGCGTAGCGATGCCGTTCCGGACCGTGACGGTCACCTGGTCGTCATCGACAAAAGGGCTCCACCATAGCTCGCCCTGGATTGCTCTCTTTATTTCCTCATCGCTCTTTGTTCTGGCCTGATCATAGCTGTACCACTCATAGTCATACACGTACCAGTCATTCACGTAGGGGTCATAGACGAGCGGCATCTCTGGGTGCGCGACCGAGAGCGTATTCTCGACCTCTTTCACCCCCCTGCCCCTCGCGGCAACATCGTCGGCCTGCGCCTTCTCGTAGAGCGTGTCGACGGTCCCCGAAAGGCGGACCACCCCGTCATGTACACTCACCGCCACATCGTGTTTGCTCACAGAGGGGTCCCGCTGCAGGGCATTGCGCACCCTCCCTGCAATCTGGCTGTCGCTGAGCTCTTGCGGCCGGCGTACGGCGATAAGGTTGTTGACCGTCTCGACGCCTGTCGTATTCCTGGCGTCCTGTGCTGCAGCGCGTTTTGCCTTAAGGTTGTTTACCGTGCCTTCGAGCGTAACCGCGCCGTCCGCCACTGTTGCAGTCACGGCAAAAGGGCTCACGCGGGGGTCGAGGGAGAGCGCATCGTGTACGGCATCCCTGATCTCGTCGTCCGAAAGATCGTCGTACTTGTCCCCCATGAGCGTTTCATCTCTGGGCATACGGGCGACCTGGAGTGCGGACGCATCGACCCGCTCGACTCCCGCAACCCATGCCCTGAGGACTGCGCGATGCTTTTCCGCTGCACTGCCTACCGTGCCCGAGAGCGCCACGTTTCCCTTGTTCACGGTTACTTGAATGAGCTCGCCGTCGACGAGAGCGTCCCGCCTGAGCGTCTGTTCGATCTCGGCCTCGATCTCGCGGTCGGTGCGCTTGGCCTTGCGCTCTATCTTTATAGTGTTGTCTACTGCCCGGACGCCGGCAACTCCTTTTGTTATCTGCTCAGCGAGCTGCCTCTCCTGCCGCGAATCGACGACGCCCACAAGAGTCACCCGCCCTTCATCGACAGCAGCACCGATCTCGAACGATTCGGCCGCCGGGTCTTCAACCAGGGCCGCCATGATATCCGCCTTGATCATCTCATCCGTCCTTAAGGGGGACGGTCTCACTTCGATGCGGTTGACGACCGAGCGGACACCCCTTATCGTCCGGACGATACGGGCTGCGCGGTCCTTGGCGAGGATAGTGTCGACCGAGCCGGTCAGCGTGACGATCCCATCGACGATGCGGATGCCGAGTGCGGGGAGTGGAACCGCCTGGTCGAAAAGAAGCTCCCGTTCTATCGCCCCTTTGATCGACTGGTCGGGAATACGCGCCTCTTCGGCATACGAGGGGAGAGAGGGGAACGCGAGCAGGACGACTGCCAGCCACACCTGGTGCAGCAGTGACGAGGATTGCCTGGAGCCCGGAAGAGCGCGTGCGTTCATAATTTCCTCCGGTTACACCCAACAGCCGGTGCGGTCGTAGTACGCATAGAGGCTCTAAAACCGGAAAGCTCTTTCACGCTTCTCATTATCCCTCTCTTCTGTTGTGCTGCAGCCGGGGAAGGCGCCATGGCATCCTCCTTCTGAAGGCAATTACGGGTTGTCCTCGATCTCGCCCAGCTCCATCTTTGCCGAAAAGTACCGCAGGATATCGTTGCGCGTCAGGATACCTTCGAGATGCCCCTCCCTGACGACCAGGAGCTTGTCCTCGCCACCCTTGCTCATCTGGCGGAGAGCTCTCATGGCATCGGCGTCAGGGGCGATGGTATTATGCGGAGAGCACGAATGCACAAGCTCCCCGACCGTCTTGCGGCTCCGCTGCTCCCTGGGGATATCCTTCACTTCAGCCATACTGATGCAGCCCGAGAGATCGCCGTTGCTCGCCACCGGGAACATCTTGAAGTGGTATTTGAAGAAGTAGTCTTCCACCAGCTGCTCGACCGAGGTGGAGGGAGCGACGGT from Nitrospirota bacterium encodes the following:
- a CDS encoding VWA domain-containing protein, whose translation is TKGWVNEAEKEALVLMCEALEALGDRYAIYGFSGMTRTRCDYYKIKAFEEGYTESVKKRIAGIAPKDYTRMGPPLRHSLTILKSVEARTKLLITLSDGKPEDWDAYKGDYGIEDTRRALIEAKEQGIHSFCITIDKEAHSYLPHLYGETNYIVIDDVRKLPNKITEIYRKLTT
- a CDS encoding BON domain-containing protein; protein product: MNARALPGSRQSSSLLHQVWLAVVLLAFPSLPSYAEEARIPDQSIKGAIERELLFDQAVPLPALGIRIVDGIVTLTGSVDTILAKDRAARIVRTIRGVRSVVNRIEVRPSPLRTDEMIKADIMAALVEDPAAESFEIGAAVDEGRVTLVGVVDSRQERQLAEQITKGVAGVRAVDNTIKIERKAKRTDREIEAEIEQTLRRDALVDGELIQVTVNKGNVALSGTVGSAAEKHRAVLRAWVAGVERVDASALQVARMPRDETLMGDKYDDLSDDEIRDAVHDALSLDPRVSPFAVTATVADGAVTLEGTVNNLKAKRAAAQDARNTTGVETVNNLIAVRRPQELSDSQIAGRVRNALQRDPSVSKHDVAVSVHDGVVRLSGTVDTLYEKAQADDVAARGRGVKEVENTLSVAHPEMPLVYDPYVNDWYVYDYEWYSYDQARTKSDEEIKRAIQGELWWSPFVDDDQVTVTVRNGIATLTGAVDSPAEKRAAVENAFEGGAVWVINSLLVAGGG